The following are from one region of the Littorina saxatilis isolate snail1 linkage group LG4, US_GU_Lsax_2.0, whole genome shotgun sequence genome:
- the LOC138964276 gene encoding pre-rRNA-processing protein TSR2 homolog, giving the protein MAASSQPTLFNQAVSRILSSWGGLQIAIDHGLGGANSRQKALDFVDDIEDVFKRHGNIDPYDFAGLLEDEVDERFNTLLEDGSAQAIAHHICQSFMLLRDGRTAEVGKFLEGLPGATQQKAQCAGGDDSSDDEDDDGEDAGSAKTQQPQQQPSQNGQCSSDGASTSGASPMVNGGGDAGMDVDEEDDGWTTVKKGGKNSRKR; this is encoded by the exons ATGGCTGCTTCCAGTCAACCCACGTTGTTCAACCAGGCTGTTTCGAGAATTTTAAGCAGCTGGGGTGGTTTGCAG ATTGCAATTGACCATGGACTTGGTGGTGCCAACAGCAGACAGAAGGCACTGGACTTCGTAGATGACATTGAAGACGTGTTCAAGAGACATG GTAACATTGACCCTTATGACTTTGCTGGCCTTTTGGAAGACGAAGTGGATGAGAGGTTCAACACACTCCTGGAGGATGGTAGTGCACAAGCG ATAGCGCATCACATCTGTCAGAGCTTCATGTTATTACGGGATGGTCGAACTGCAGAAGTGGGAAAGTTTTTGGAAGGTTTGCCAGGTGCAACACAGCAGAAGGCTCAGTGTGCTGGAGGGGATGATAGCTCTGATGACGAG GATGATGATGGAGAAGATGCAGGGAGTGCCAAGACACAACAACCTCAACAGCAGCCATCACAAAACGGCCAGTGCAGCAGTGATGGTGCCAGCACATCGGGTGCATCACCCATGGTGAACGGCGGAG GTGATGCAGGGATGGATGTGGATGAAGAAGATGATGGGTGGACAACGGTCAAGAAAGGGGGAAAGAATTCAAGAAAAAGATAA